The Streptomyces laurentii genome contains a region encoding:
- a CDS encoding acyl-CoA thioesterase II (identified by MetaGeneAnnotator; putative;~sequence version:1) has protein sequence MRAAGPEAAPRRDGKALRMGIQPWSSVKYQDNREAPSTRVSVVMDPVPAGRLLIVEHLSGYAAIGQDDVVDEIWASDGGTQQVQLPVHFASRPLNYGGGLGVARNHQFGSPVRLYVAGGAVITVSVDANTAGFVLAKVVGQLVDP, from the coding sequence ATGCGCGCAGCGGGCCCGGAGGCGGCTCCGCGCCGAGACGGGAAGGCGCTCCGCATGGGCATCCAGCCGTGGTCGTCGGTGAAGTACCAGGACAACAGAGAGGCTCCCAGCACCCGGGTGTCCGTGGTGATGGATCCCGTACCGGCCGGGAGGCTGCTGATCGTCGAGCACCTGTCCGGGTACGCGGCCATCGGGCAGGACGACGTCGTGGACGAGATCTGGGCCTCCGACGGCGGTACGCAGCAGGTGCAGCTCCCGGTCCATTTCGCGTCGCGGCCGCTGAACTACGGCGGCGGACTCGGGGTCGCGCGCAACCACCAGTTCGGCTCGCCGGTGCGCCTGTACGTGGCGGGCGGCGCCGTGATCACCGTCAGCGTCGACGCCAACACCGCGGGCTTCGTCCTGGCCAAGGTCGTCGGACAGCTCGTCGACCCCTGA
- a CDS encoding hydroxylase (Glyoxalase/Bleomycin resistance protein/Dioxygenase superfamily; pfam00903;~N-terminal domain of Streptomyces griseus SgaA (suppression of growth disturbance caused by A-factor at a high concentration under high osmolality during early growth phase), and similar domains; cd07247;~This domain superfamily is foundin a variety of structurally related metalloproteins, including the type I extradiol dioxygenases, glyoxalase I and a group of antibiotic resistance proteins; cl14632;~hydroxylase, partial [Streptomyces venezuelae ATCC10712];~identified by MetaGeneAnnotator; putative;~metal binding site [ion binding]), with protein sequence MPLSADEPGAPCWLSLATHDLGAAEDFYGAVLGWTFRHGPLGAGFSVGERDGVPVAGIGDVARRMGVPVAWMAYWAVGDADAAVARIRERGGTVGVGPVAFPPRGRAALATDLEGAAFGVWEGRVSSRWQLGERHAPVWLELHARNAFDAAVFYGGVFQWVDGDAVERFELSYEDEQVVLRRHGEAVARLNSGPVEASSAKPQLRPRWLVHFRVPDLDRATAAVLDHGGSLVPEADDGWQALAGRWATVRDPQGGLFTLDEWRGEGDGG encoded by the coding sequence GTGCCGTTGAGCGCGGATGAGCCGGGTGCGCCCTGCTGGCTGAGTCTGGCGACGCACGATCTCGGCGCGGCGGAGGACTTCTACGGGGCCGTGCTCGGCTGGACCTTCCGGCACGGACCGCTGGGCGCGGGTTTCTCGGTCGGCGAGCGGGACGGGGTCCCGGTGGCCGGGATCGGCGACGTGGCCCGGCGCATGGGGGTGCCGGTGGCGTGGATGGCGTACTGGGCGGTCGGCGACGCCGACGCGGCGGTGGCCCGGATCCGGGAACGCGGTGGCACCGTCGGGGTCGGCCCGGTGGCCTTCCCGCCGCGCGGCCGGGCGGCGCTGGCCACGGATCTGGAGGGCGCGGCCTTCGGGGTGTGGGAGGGCCGGGTGAGTTCGCGCTGGCAGCTCGGCGAGCGCCACGCGCCAGTGTGGCTGGAGCTGCACGCGCGCAACGCGTTCGACGCCGCCGTCTTCTACGGGGGTGTCTTCCAGTGGGTCGACGGGGACGCGGTCGAGCGCTTCGAGTTGTCGTACGAGGACGAGCAGGTGGTGCTGCGCCGGCACGGCGAGGCGGTGGCACGGCTGAACAGCGGGCCGGTGGAGGCGTCCTCGGCCAAACCGCAGCTGCGGCCGCGCTGGCTGGTGCACTTCCGGGTGCCGGACCTGGACCGGGCGACGGCGGCCGTCCTCGACCACGGCGGCTCGCTGGTGCCGGAGGCGGACGACGGCTGGCAGGCCCTGGCGGGGCGGTGGGCGACGGTACGCGATCCGCAGGGCGGGCTGTTCACGCTGGACGAGTGGCGGGGCGAGGGCGACGGAGGCTGA
- a CDS encoding beta-glucosidase (Beta-glucosidase [Streptomyces venezuelae ATCC10712];~Glycosyl hydrolase family 1; cl01046;~beta-galactosidase; TIGR03356;~identified by MetaGeneAnnotator; putative) — MTASETRPLTAPLRFPAGFLWGAATAAYQIEGAAAEDGRTPSIWDTFSHTPGKTFEGHTGDVAVDHYHRVREDVRLMSELGLNAYRFSVSWSRVQPTGRGPASQRGLDFYRRLVDDLLAAGIEPALTLYHWDLPQELEDAGGWPERETAERFAAYAGLMADALGDRVGRWTTLNEPWCSAFLGYGSGVHAPGRTDPVDALRAAHHLNLGHGLAVQALRAALPATAKLAVSLNVHEVRPLTSSPEDREAARRIDTVGNGVWLGPMLEGGYPRELFQDTAHLTDWGFVQDGDEAAAGQALDWLGVNYYTPTVVSRVAEGTKRSQDDGHGDSPYSPWPGADDVAFHQADGERTAMGWPVDPSGLHSLLTRLSARFPGLELVVSENGAAYEDEPAADGSVHDPRRAAYVHAHLEAVHRAVADGASVGGYFLWSLMDNFEWAYGYAKRFGVVHVDYDTLRRTPKSSARWYARVARSGELRSPDEAL, encoded by the coding sequence ATGACCGCGTCCGAAACCCGGCCGCTCACCGCCCCGCTGCGATTCCCGGCCGGCTTCCTGTGGGGAGCCGCGACCGCCGCCTATCAGATCGAGGGCGCGGCGGCGGAGGACGGCCGTACGCCGTCGATCTGGGACACCTTCTCGCACACCCCGGGGAAGACCTTCGAGGGCCACACCGGCGATGTCGCCGTGGACCACTACCACCGGGTCCGCGAGGACGTCCGGCTGATGTCCGAACTGGGCCTGAACGCCTACCGGTTCTCGGTCTCCTGGTCCCGGGTCCAGCCGACCGGGCGGGGGCCGGCGTCGCAGCGCGGCCTGGACTTCTACCGGCGCCTGGTCGACGACCTGCTGGCGGCCGGGATCGAGCCCGCCCTCACCCTCTACCACTGGGACCTGCCGCAGGAGCTGGAGGACGCGGGCGGCTGGCCGGAGCGGGAGACCGCCGAGCGGTTCGCCGCGTACGCGGGCCTGATGGCCGACGCGCTCGGTGACCGGGTCGGCCGCTGGACCACCCTCAACGAGCCCTGGTGCTCGGCGTTCCTGGGGTACGGCTCCGGCGTGCACGCCCCGGGCCGGACGGACCCGGTGGACGCGCTGCGGGCCGCGCACCATCTGAACCTCGGGCACGGCCTCGCCGTCCAGGCGCTGCGCGCGGCGCTGCCGGCGACCGCCAAGCTGGCGGTCTCGCTCAATGTGCACGAGGTCCGTCCGCTGACCTCGTCGCCCGAGGACCGGGAGGCGGCCCGCCGGATCGACACCGTCGGCAACGGCGTGTGGCTGGGGCCGATGCTGGAGGGCGGCTACCCGCGGGAGCTGTTCCAGGACACGGCCCACCTGACGGACTGGGGCTTCGTCCAGGACGGCGACGAGGCGGCGGCCGGTCAGGCGCTGGACTGGCTGGGCGTCAACTACTACACGCCGACGGTGGTGTCGCGGGTCGCCGAGGGCACGAAGCGGTCCCAGGACGACGGGCACGGCGACAGCCCGTACTCCCCGTGGCCGGGCGCCGACGACGTGGCCTTCCACCAGGCGGACGGGGAGCGGACGGCGATGGGCTGGCCGGTCGACCCTTCCGGGCTGCACTCCCTGCTGACCCGGCTCTCCGCCCGTTTCCCGGGTCTCGAACTGGTCGTCAGCGAGAACGGCGCGGCCTACGAGGACGAGCCGGCCGCGGACGGTTCGGTGCACGACCCGCGGCGCGCGGCGTACGTCCACGCGCATCTGGAGGCGGTGCACCGGGCGGTCGCGGACGGAGCCTCCGTGGGCGGCTACTTCCTGTGGTCGCTGATGGACAACTTCGAGTGGGCGTACGGGTACGCGAAGCGGTTCGGCGTCGTGCACGTCGACTACGACACGCTGCGGCGGACCCCGAAGTCCAGCGCCCGCTGGTACGCGCGGGTGGCCCGCTCGGGTGAACTCCGTTCTCCCGACGAGGCGTTGTGA
- a CDS encoding activator of hsp90 ATPase 1 family protein (identified by MetaGeneAnnotator; putative;~sequence version:1): MAGTVRQRSLTESIRVPGADPGALYGLVAEVRNMGRWSPECRGVWAPGGAPRAGSRFVGFNRRGPFVWFTTCRVVEAVPGEAFVFDVGVFGLPVARWGYRFDAYEESDGTDGTDGTDGRKADGTGTGSGEPGGDKAGGAGTSGAGARSGTRVTETWRDLRTGRGSGFAVLLGRVFTGASPERRIALNRAGMRTTLARLAREAALRA, translated from the coding sequence GTGGCGGGCACGGTACGGCAGCGGAGTCTGACGGAGTCGATACGGGTGCCGGGGGCCGATCCCGGCGCGCTGTACGGCCTGGTGGCCGAGGTGCGGAACATGGGCCGGTGGAGCCCCGAGTGCCGCGGGGTCTGGGCGCCGGGGGGCGCGCCGCGCGCGGGCAGCCGGTTCGTCGGCTTCAACCGGCGCGGGCCGTTCGTCTGGTTCACCACCTGCCGGGTCGTCGAGGCGGTGCCGGGTGAGGCGTTCGTCTTCGACGTCGGGGTGTTCGGGCTGCCGGTCGCACGCTGGGGGTACCGCTTCGACGCGTACGAAGAGTCCGATGGGACCGATGGGACCGATGGGACCGATGGCCGGAAGGCGGACGGCACCGGGACGGGCAGCGGCGAGCCGGGCGGCGACAAGGCGGGCGGGGCCGGAACGAGCGGCGCGGGGGCCCGGTCCGGGACGCGGGTCACGGAGACCTGGCGGGATCTGCGGACGGGCCGCGGCTCGGGCTTCGCCGTCCTGCTGGGCCGGGTCTTCACCGGCGCGTCCCCCGAGCGGCGCATCGCGCTCAACCGGGCCGGGATGCGCACCACGCTCGCCCGTCTCGCGCGCGAGGCCGCCCTCCGCGCCTGA
- a CDS encoding serine phosphatase rsbU, regulator of sigma subunit (ATP binding site [chemical binding];~G-X-G motif;~Histidine kinase-, DNA gyrase B-, and HSP90-like ATPase; pfam02518;~Histidine kinase-like ATPase domain; pfam13581;~Mg2+ binding site [ion binding];~PAS domain; pfam13426;~PAS domain; smart00091;~Serine phosphatase RsbU, regulator of sigma subunit [Streptomyces venezuelae ATCC10712];~Stage II sporulation protein E (SpoIIE); pfam07228;~identified by MetaGeneAnnotator; putative), with product MTRRVDRSAGGTRRPTGLRSVAGQVFLFQVLIALLIVVAAALALVIQGQRDAERDARNRTLAVATSLAHAPGMAAALRSPDPTTALQPLAKGARHGSGVDFIAILAPDGVRVADTDPTLIGLRAPGDITRARAGESFTENFHGAPRDSVRALAPVRDAHGAVIGVVTSGIEVQTVGKSVEGRMPLLLTAAAGGVVLAVGGAGLVSTRLRRQTHGLGPAEMTRLKEHHEAVLHAVKEGVLIVAADGRLLLVNDEARRLLKLPADAERRHVRELGLEPGTAALLLSGRTATDEVHPAGDRLIAVNVRPTGDDAPDGGCVMTMRDTTELTALTGRAEVARGRLRLLYEAGTRIGTTLDVVRTAEELADVVVPRFSDHVTVELLDPVVRGEEPSGAYTRMRRVAVSGRGQGSPFQPVGDVIRFVVPGTPMAAALDAGRAVLRADLSETRDWRAQDPDGGELVLSQGMHSLLTAPLLARGVVLGLVNFWRGPDSPEPFGEEDLSFAEELAARAALAIDNARRFTREHSMAVSLQRSLLPQVLPEQNAVSVSYRYLPAQAGVGGDWFDVIPLPGARVALVVGDVVGHGVHAAATMGRLRTAVGNFSALDLPPDELLGHLDELLDRLGEENEPAPAAPEGGPAAGGTGEGGAGDGGSAGAGAGGTQRVTGATCLYVIYDPASGVCTMSSAGHPGPALVRPDGSVEFPSVPPGLPLGYGLGTRPFASVRMKLEPGSKLVLFTDGLVEDRTRDFDTGLALLRTALARPDRTPEQTCTDVLAELLFPVPSDDIALLVARTRRIDPERIAEWEVPDDPAEVSRVRNAAAERLADWGLEEIGFTAELVLSELITNAIRYGRPPVRVRLIHDRVLICEVSDGSSTSPHLRHAADTDEGGRGLFLVAQFAERWGTRYARRGKTIWAELPVSPGGPGGPGETGGIEASGVTPGLDPDTLDDLAG from the coding sequence GTGACGCGACGCGTGGACCGGTCCGCCGGCGGAACGCGGCGGCCCACCGGGCTGCGGAGCGTGGCGGGCCAGGTCTTCCTGTTCCAGGTGCTCATCGCCCTGCTGATCGTCGTTGCGGCCGCGCTGGCGCTGGTGATCCAGGGCCAGCGCGACGCCGAGCGCGACGCCCGCAACCGCACCCTCGCCGTCGCCACGTCCCTCGCGCACGCGCCCGGGATGGCCGCCGCCCTGCGCTCGCCCGATCCGACGACGGCGCTCCAGCCGCTCGCCAAGGGGGCCCGGCACGGCTCCGGCGTCGACTTCATCGCCATTCTCGCCCCGGACGGCGTCCGCGTCGCGGACACCGATCCGACCCTGATCGGCCTGCGCGCCCCTGGCGACATCACGCGGGCCCGGGCCGGCGAGTCGTTCACCGAGAACTTCCACGGCGCGCCGCGTGACTCCGTGCGCGCGCTGGCCCCGGTGCGGGACGCGCACGGAGCGGTCATCGGGGTGGTGACCAGCGGCATCGAGGTCCAGACGGTCGGGAAGTCGGTCGAGGGCCGGATGCCGCTGCTGCTGACGGCGGCGGCGGGCGGCGTGGTCCTGGCGGTGGGCGGCGCCGGTCTGGTGAGCACCCGGCTGCGACGGCAGACCCACGGCCTCGGCCCGGCGGAGATGACCCGGCTCAAGGAGCACCACGAGGCGGTGCTGCACGCCGTGAAGGAGGGGGTGCTCATCGTCGCGGCCGACGGACGGCTGCTGCTCGTCAACGACGAGGCACGCCGACTGCTGAAGCTGCCGGCGGACGCGGAGCGGCGGCATGTCCGCGAGCTGGGCCTGGAGCCCGGTACGGCCGCGCTGCTGCTGTCCGGGCGGACGGCGACGGACGAGGTGCATCCGGCCGGCGACCGGCTGATCGCCGTGAACGTCCGGCCGACCGGGGACGACGCGCCCGACGGCGGCTGTGTGATGACGATGCGCGACACCACCGAGCTGACGGCGCTGACCGGGCGGGCCGAGGTGGCGCGGGGCCGGCTGCGGCTGCTGTACGAGGCGGGCACCCGGATCGGGACCACGCTGGACGTCGTACGGACGGCGGAGGAGCTGGCGGACGTGGTGGTGCCGCGGTTCAGCGACCATGTGACGGTCGAGCTGCTGGATCCCGTGGTGCGGGGCGAGGAGCCGTCGGGCGCGTACACGCGGATGCGGCGGGTGGCGGTGAGCGGGCGGGGGCAGGGGTCGCCGTTCCAGCCGGTGGGCGACGTCATCCGGTTCGTCGTGCCCGGTACGCCGATGGCGGCGGCGCTCGACGCGGGCCGTGCGGTGCTTCGCGCGGACCTCTCCGAGACGCGCGACTGGCGGGCCCAGGACCCGGACGGCGGGGAGCTGGTGCTCTCGCAGGGGATGCACTCGCTGCTCACGGCGCCGCTGCTGGCCCGCGGGGTGGTGCTGGGGCTGGTGAACTTCTGGCGCGGGCCGGATTCCCCGGAGCCGTTCGGGGAGGAGGACCTGTCGTTCGCGGAGGAGCTGGCGGCCCGGGCGGCGCTGGCGATCGACAACGCGCGGCGGTTCACCCGGGAACACTCGATGGCGGTGTCGCTCCAGCGCAGTCTGCTGCCGCAGGTGCTGCCGGAGCAGAACGCGGTGAGCGTCTCGTACCGCTATCTGCCGGCGCAGGCGGGGGTCGGCGGCGACTGGTTCGACGTGATCCCGCTGCCCGGCGCGCGGGTGGCGCTGGTGGTCGGGGACGTGGTGGGGCACGGCGTGCACGCGGCGGCGACGATGGGGCGGCTGCGGACAGCGGTCGGGAACTTCTCCGCGCTCGATCTGCCGCCGGACGAGCTGCTGGGACATCTGGACGAGTTGCTCGACCGGCTCGGCGAGGAGAACGAGCCGGCGCCGGCCGCGCCGGAGGGCGGACCGGCGGCCGGGGGTACGGGTGAGGGGGGCGCGGGTGACGGGGGCTCGGCCGGGGCGGGGGCCGGGGGCACGCAGCGGGTGACCGGCGCGACCTGCCTCTACGTGATCTACGACCCGGCCTCCGGTGTCTGCACGATGTCGAGCGCCGGCCATCCGGGGCCCGCGCTGGTGCGGCCCGACGGGAGCGTGGAGTTCCCGTCCGTGCCGCCGGGGCTGCCCCTCGGGTACGGGCTGGGCACCCGGCCGTTCGCCTCGGTGCGGATGAAGCTGGAGCCGGGCAGCAAGCTGGTGCTGTTCACGGACGGGCTGGTGGAGGACCGGACGCGGGACTTCGACACCGGCCTCGCGCTGCTGCGCACGGCGCTGGCCCGGCCGGACCGCACGCCGGAGCAGACCTGCACGGACGTGCTGGCCGAGCTGCTGTTCCCGGTGCCGTCCGACGACATCGCGCTGCTGGTGGCCCGTACCCGCCGGATCGATCCGGAGCGGATCGCGGAGTGGGAGGTGCCCGACGATCCCGCCGAGGTGTCCCGGGTCCGCAACGCGGCAGCGGAGCGGCTGGCGGACTGGGGCTTGGAGGAGATCGGGTTCACGGCGGAACTGGTCCTCAGCGAGCTGATCACGAACGCGATCCGGTACGGGCGGCCGCCGGTGCGGGTCCGGCTGATCCACGACCGCGTGCTGATCTGCGAGGTGTCCGACGGCAGCAGCACCTCCCCGCACCTGCGGCACGCGGCGGACACCGACGAGGGTGGCCGCGGCCTGTTCCTGGTGGCCCAGTTCGCCGAGCGCTGGGGCACCCGCTACGCGCGCCGCGGGAAGACCATCTGGGCCGAGCTTCCCGTCTCCCCGGGCGGGCCCGGCGGGCCTGGGGAGACCGGCGGGATCGAGGCCTCGGGCGTCACCCCCGGCCTCGATCCCGACACCCTGGACGACCTCGCGGGGTGA
- a CDS encoding glutaminase (Glutaminase; cl00907;~glutaminase [Amycolatopsis mediterranei U32];~identified by MetaGeneAnnotator; putative), producing MLLTFEPVLARIAEEIEGLTDRGLPADYIPALAGADPARFGMAVAELDGTVYGVGEWRQPFSTQSVTKVFSLALALARKGDALWDHVGREPSGNPFNSLVQLEYENGIPRNPFINAGALVVTDQLHRITGDASGVTLDFLRAESGNRDLVIDREVAESETAHGDRNAALAYFMASCDNIANPVPTLLREYFRQCAIRASCADLALATAFLARHGLRADGSRLLTSSQAKQINAVMLTCGAYDAAGDFAHRVGLPGKSGVGGGIIAVVPGRCTLCVWGPGLDARGNSVAGVTALDRFTTLTGLSVF from the coding sequence GTGCTGCTCACGTTCGAACCCGTCCTCGCCCGGATCGCCGAGGAGATCGAGGGGCTCACGGACCGCGGCCTGCCCGCCGACTACATCCCGGCCCTCGCCGGCGCCGACCCCGCCCGCTTCGGCATGGCGGTCGCCGAACTCGACGGCACGGTGTACGGGGTGGGGGAGTGGCGGCAGCCGTTCTCCACCCAGTCCGTCACCAAGGTCTTCTCGCTCGCCCTCGCGCTGGCCCGCAAGGGCGACGCGCTGTGGGACCACGTCGGCCGCGAGCCGTCCGGCAACCCGTTCAACTCGCTCGTCCAACTGGAGTACGAGAACGGCATCCCGCGCAATCCCTTCATCAACGCGGGCGCCCTCGTCGTCACCGACCAGCTCCACCGGATCACCGGCGACGCCTCCGGCGTGACGCTCGACTTCCTGCGCGCCGAGAGCGGCAACCGGGACCTCGTCATCGACCGGGAGGTCGCGGAGTCCGAGACCGCGCACGGCGACCGCAACGCGGCCCTCGCCTACTTCATGGCCTCCTGCGACAACATCGCCAACCCGGTGCCCACCCTGCTGCGCGAGTACTTCCGCCAGTGCGCGATCCGGGCGTCCTGCGCCGACCTCGCCCTCGCCACCGCCTTCCTCGCCCGGCACGGTCTGCGCGCCGACGGCTCCCGCCTGCTCACGAGCAGCCAGGCCAAGCAGATCAACGCCGTCATGCTCACCTGCGGCGCGTACGACGCGGCCGGCGACTTCGCCCACCGGGTCGGGCTGCCCGGCAAGAGCGGTGTCGGCGGCGGCATCATCGCCGTCGTGCCCGGGCGCTGCACCCTGTGCGTCTGGGGGCCCGGCCTCGACGCCCGCGGCAACTCGGTCGCGGGCGTCACCGCCCTCGACCGCTTCACCACCCTCACCGGCCTGTCCGTCTTCTGA
- a CDS encoding 3-hydroxyisobutyryl-CoA hydrolase (2-enoyl-CoA Hydratase C-terminal region; pfam13766;~3-hydroxyisobutyryl-CoA hydrolase [Streptomyces venezuelae ATCC10712];~3-hydroxyisobutyryl-CoA hydrolase; Provisional;~Crotonase/Enoyl-Coenzyme A (CoA) hydratase superfamily. This superfamily contains a diverse set of enzymes including enoyl-CoA hydratase, napthoate synthase, methylmalonyl-CoA decarboxylase, 3-hydoxybutyryl-CoA dehydratase, and dienoyl-CoA isomerase; cd06558;~identified by MetaGeneAnnotator; putative;~oxyanion hole (OAH) forming residues;~substrate binding site [chemical binding];~trimer interface [polypeptide binding]) — protein sequence MSVTTDLPAEPDVLVHTEGRAGILTLNRPRAINALTHAMARRIDDALTAWEDDPAVTTVVIRGAGERGLCAGGDIRAIHADARAGGTASFAFWRDEYRLNARIARYPKPYVALMDGIVMGGGVGLSGHGSVRVVTERSRVAMPETGIGLVPDVGGTWLLGRAPGELGTHLALTGAQAGAADAILAGLADHYVPSAELPALTAELTRRPAAEAVARFARPAPPGELAARRDWIDACYSGDTVEETVQRLTDSGIPEAKETATVLLGRSPMALKATLAAVRGARRLDSLEAALTIEFRLSCAAFAAPDLVEGIRAQVVDKDRDPHWSPQTLAGVTDEDVARWFAPLGARELRLSPPDGDGKG from the coding sequence ATGTCGGTCACCACCGACCTTCCCGCCGAGCCCGACGTCCTCGTCCACACCGAAGGACGCGCCGGCATCCTCACCCTCAACCGCCCCCGGGCCATCAACGCCCTCACCCATGCCATGGCCCGCCGCATCGACGACGCGCTCACCGCATGGGAGGACGACCCGGCCGTGACGACCGTCGTCATACGGGGCGCGGGGGAGCGGGGACTGTGCGCGGGCGGCGACATCCGCGCCATCCACGCCGACGCGCGCGCCGGCGGCACCGCTTCGTTCGCCTTCTGGCGCGACGAATACCGGCTCAACGCCCGGATCGCCCGCTACCCCAAGCCGTACGTCGCCCTGATGGACGGCATAGTCATGGGCGGCGGCGTCGGCCTCTCCGGCCACGGCTCCGTCCGCGTCGTCACCGAACGCTCCCGGGTCGCCATGCCCGAGACCGGCATCGGCCTCGTCCCCGACGTCGGCGGCACCTGGCTGCTCGGCCGCGCGCCCGGCGAACTCGGCACCCACCTCGCCCTCACCGGCGCCCAGGCCGGGGCCGCCGACGCGATCCTGGCCGGCCTGGCCGACCACTACGTACCCAGCGCCGAGCTGCCCGCCCTGACCGCCGAGCTGACCCGCCGGCCCGCCGCCGAGGCCGTCGCCCGCTTCGCCCGCCCGGCCCCGCCCGGAGAGCTCGCCGCCCGGCGCGACTGGATCGACGCCTGCTACTCCGGTGACACCGTCGAGGAGACCGTCCAGCGGCTCACCGACTCCGGGATCCCCGAGGCCAAGGAGACCGCGACCGTCCTGCTCGGCCGCTCGCCCATGGCGCTCAAGGCCACCCTCGCGGCCGTCCGAGGGGCCCGGCGCCTCGACTCCCTCGAAGCGGCGCTCACCATCGAGTTCCGCCTCTCCTGCGCCGCCTTCGCCGCACCCGACCTCGTCGAGGGCATCCGCGCCCAGGTCGTCGACAAGGACCGCGACCCGCACTGGTCCCCGCAGACCCTCGCCGGGGTCACGGACGAGGACGTCGCCCGCTGGTTCGCGCCGCTCGGCGCGCGCGAACTGCGCCTGTCCCCGCCGGACGGCGACGGGAAGGGCTGA
- a CDS encoding hypothetical protein (identified by MetaGeneAnnotator; putative;~sequence version:1), giving the protein MSVIHKTTMAPTKVELLAAWLPTRSWYTATGGAPELERTGGFRLDDPEDEVGIEFLVVTDSSGTAAGSGPRGYLVPMTYRAAPLAGAEDALIGTSEHGVLGTRWLYDGTHDPVLVGQLAALLRGKAEPQMQSVSHTPDPSVTAVLDGTVADGTWAADPAVSVTDGADATHIAFGAGDPVLCLCRVMGGGAQPPAGALGAVTAEWRSGDGARREPFAVVLPATC; this is encoded by the coding sequence ATGTCCGTCATCCACAAGACCACGATGGCCCCGACCAAGGTGGAGCTGCTCGCGGCCTGGCTGCCCACCCGCTCCTGGTACACCGCGACCGGCGGCGCGCCGGAGCTGGAGCGCACCGGGGGCTTCCGGCTCGACGACCCGGAGGACGAGGTGGGCATCGAGTTCCTGGTGGTGACGGACTCCTCCGGGACGGCGGCCGGAAGCGGGCCGCGCGGCTATCTGGTGCCGATGACCTACCGCGCGGCGCCCCTCGCGGGCGCCGAGGACGCGCTGATCGGCACCTCGGAGCACGGGGTGCTCGGGACGCGGTGGCTGTACGACGGCACCCACGACCCGGTGCTGGTCGGCCAGTTGGCGGCGCTGCTGCGCGGGAAGGCGGAGCCGCAGATGCAGAGCGTCTCCCACACGCCCGACCCGTCGGTGACGGCGGTGCTCGACGGCACGGTGGCGGACGGCACGTGGGCGGCGGACCCGGCGGTGTCGGTGACGGACGGCGCGGACGCGACGCACATCGCCTTCGGCGCGGGTGACCCGGTGCTGTGTCTGTGCCGGGTCATGGGTGGCGGCGCGCAGCCGCCGGCGGGCGCGCTCGGCGCGGTGACGGCCGAGTGGCGGTCCGGGGACGGGGCGCGGCGCGAGCCGTTCGCCGTGGTGCTGCCGGCCACGTGCTGA